In Pseudemcibacter aquimaris, the sequence TTCCATCTTGAATTAATCTTCTTAAATTAATCTTCGAAGTTATTCTGCACCAAACGGTCAAGAAGACGCACGCCATATCCGGTCGCCCCTTTTTCCGCAACATCAGATGGTTTTTGGCGCCATGCTGTGCCCGCGATATCAAGATGCGCCCACGGTGTTTCATTCACAAAACGCTGAAGGAATTGTGCAGCCGTGATACTGCCACCATATTTTCCGCCAATGTTCTTCATATCCGCAATATCAGAATTGATCATTTTATCAAACCCGTCGGTCAGCGGCATACGCCATAATGGCTCGTCCACATCTTTACCGGCTTGATCCAGCATTTCACAAAGTTCGTCACTGTTTGAAAACATGCCTGCGAATTCCTGCCCAAGCGCCACCATCATCGCGCCTGTTAATGTAGCAAGATCAACGATGAATTTTGGCTTATAACGGTCCTGCGTGTACCAAAGACAATCCGCCAGTACAAGACGGCCTTCCGCGTCTGTGTTTAAGACCTCAATGGTTTGACCGGACATGGAACCAACAACATCACCCGGACGCTGCGCTGTGCTGGACGGCATATTTTCAACAAGACCAACAACACCGATAACGTTTGCTTTGGCCTTACGTCCAGCGATTGCCTTCATCGCGCCAACGACGGCGGCACTACCGCCCATGTCGAACTTCATATCCCCCATGCCCGCACCGGGCTTAAGGGAAATACCACCAGTATCAAATGTCACACCCTTACCAACAAATGCAACTGGTGCTTCGTCCGGATTATCAGATCCTTTCCAGTGCATAAGAACCATCAATGATTCACTGGCACTACCCTGCCCAACACCTAGAAGGGATTCCATACCCAAATCTTCCATTGTGTCTTCATCAAGGACCTCTACTTCGATCCCCATGTTGGTCAGTTCTTTAATCTGCGCGGCGTAACTTTCCGGATAAACAACGTTACCCGGTTCCGTCACAAGATCACGGGCCCAGAATACACCATCAGCGACCCTATCCATTGTTTCAAATTTTGCCGCTGCTTCGTCCGCGCCGTGCGTTTGGAATGTGACCTGTTCAACGGATGGTTTTTTGATGTTTTTCTCGGTTGTGAAATATTTATCAAATTTATATGCACGAAGGCGCATACCAAGGGCCGCGCTTTCGGCCATTTTGCCAACAACCACGGTTACATTCTTTTCACCGGAATACATTAATTTCACGATGACTTTGCCGCCGATTTGTTCTGCTTTTAACGGATTTAATTTATCCATTTCACCAAGACCAACCAGCAAAATTCGGCTTGCTGCCACACCAGATGGGGCAATTAATTCAATCATTTGGCCGAAATTACCTTTAAAATCGGTTGCCTCTGCCGCCTTAGTTAATGCGCCGTCTGTTGCCTTATCAAGATCCACAGCTGGTGGGCGGAATTCATATCCGTCATCATTCTTTAGCGAGAATACTACAACGGCCCCGTCGATGTTTGCGTAATCCTTGTCAATTTCGGTGAAGTTTATTTTCATTTTTTGCCTCAATTTCGTCTAGCTTGGCTTTTATAGAAGTTCATTCATTAAAGAGATAAAGTGTGAATTCACGCTTATCAAGTGAAATAGATAACAATATTGTGGATTTTAATTTTATTCGCTGTACCATCGTGAAAAAAATATGTAATTAGGGCCTCATGAACAAAACACTAAAAATATTGGCACTATCTTTTCTGACGTCCAGCGGTCTTTCTGCTGTGGCATCTGCCCAAGAAACAGCAATAGTCCAAAACAGCCAAATTGAATTTGCGGCTGATAAAATTGTGTATGATCAAGACGCCAATGTCATTACCGCAACCGGAAATGTTATTTTACATCAAAACGGTAACCGCCTTAACGCGGAAATGATTACATATAACGCGTCCACGGGCGAGGTTAAAGCAGACGGCGGCATCACCATCACCGAAACAAATGGTAATATCCTTTATATGGAAGATGCCGTGCTTAATGGTGACTTCAAATCGGGCTTTATCAATAACACACGCGTTATTTTTACCGATGGTTCAAGATTAATCGCCCTTAATGGTGAAAGACAGGGTGGTTTAACCGTTCTTAGAAACGCGACCTATAGCCCTTGTGAAATGTGTCTTGAAAGTGGTGATGAAAAACCGACCTGGCATATTAAAGCCGATGAAATAACCCACGATAGTGATGATAAAACAATCCGTTATCAAAACGTAAGGCTGGAAATTGCGGGAATTCCTGTTTTTTATTCCCCCTATTTCGCGCATCCTGACCCAACAGTTCGCGCAAGAACCGGCATATTACCACCAACAAAACTGGGCCGTTCAACGGAACTCGGTGCTTATATCCAAATTCCATATTATTTTGACCTTGGCCAGTCACAGGATTTTACGTTTGAGCCAATCATCACCAGCCGCGAAGGTGTCGTGTTTGCAGGAACCCACCGCAAACATGTTGGTAACGGCATTTTTGAAACAACCGCATCCATTGCCAATGTCAATGAACGTGATAATAACTTTAATAAAACTGGCGACCATGAATTGCGTGGTCATATTTTTTCCAAAGGCGCGTTTGATTTAAACAGTCTGGAAAAATTTGGCGGTGACTGGCAATGGGATTATGCGGTCAATTGGGTATCTGATGATACCTATTTAAGACGTTATTACAATGACCGATCAGACGTGCTGCAAAGCCACGCCAAAATCGAACGGTTCTGGGATAAAAACTATGCGACCGTTGGCACCTATGTTTTTCAGGGCCTAGACGAAGAAGATGACATCAACCTGACGGCGCAAGCATTACCATCATTCGCCATTAACATGAATCAGGACACTGGTTTTTTAAACAGTAAGATCACATTTGACGCAAGCGGCGTACAGGTTTACCGCGCCGAAGGGATGCGCAGCCGCCGTTTCAGCACAAAAGCCGGATGGGAACTTCCGTTTCAATCACGCTTAGGTGATTTTTATAAAATTACCGCAAGTGTCAGAAATGATTTTTATAATAACAGCAACACCGATTTTCCGGACCAAATCCAATATGCCGGCATAGAAGGTGGTCATTCAAGATTTCTGCCAAAACTCGCGTTTGACTGGCGCATGCCATTCTTAAAATCGACCGGCAGCAATAGCCAAGTGTTAGAGCCGATGTTCTCGATTATTGTTGCGCCAACAAAACCGAACCTACCGGAAAATGTTGTTAACTTTTCCAACGAAGACAGCCGCAATTTCGAATTTGATGAAAACAACCTATTCAGCCACAACCGCTTTAACGGTTATGACCGCTGGGAAGGTGGAACGCGCATGAATTATGGCCTTCGTTATAATTTATATACCGATAACGTCAACATGATCGCCACGATCGGTCAAAGCGTGCGCCTTAATAACACCGAAACATTTCCGGTTGGTTCCGGATACGAAGGTAAGGCATCTGACTTTGTAGGACGTGTTGACCTGACGATTGGTGAATATATTGATTATGTCCACAGGTTCAGACTTGATAAAAATTCTTTGGCGCTTAGACGTAATGAAATGCTTTTATCGGGCGGCCCCAAATGGATGAAAGCATCGGTCAGGTATCTTGACCTTGATCTTGAAAATGCCGCAGATCTTATTGGTACAGAGCTTGAAAACAGACGCGAAATCGGTACGGGTCTTAGTGTAAACTTTGATGAAAACTGGTCCGCGCGTGGCTCATGGGTTAAGGATCTTTTGAATGATAAAACCATTTCATATGACGCAGGTATTATTTATCAGGATGACTGCCTTGAATTTGGCCTAACATACGAACGTCGCTTTACCAGTGACCGTGATATCGCCCCGTCAAGCACCGTCCATTTCAGAATTGTGCTTAAAAACCTTGGCGGATAATAATATTTTGGCATAAAATGAACATAATTATAGAACAGAATTTCTTTTCGATATATAAAGGCGTGTTAAAAATTTATATTGAGCAAATTGTCAGGAAATAAAAGAATAGTATGACCATGATTAACTATAAGAAACATATCAGAAATTTACTGATCGCTTCGGCTGGATTTTCATTATTTTCTACACAAAGCTTATTTGCTCAACAACAGGCACAACTTGATGATGTTCAGGAAATTGTTGCCCTTGTTAATGACGATCTTATCAGTGTTTATGATTTAAGACAGCGAGCATTACTGTTAATGCTGTTCAGTGGCCGAACAACTGTTTCCGGTGAGCAACAAGCAATTCTTCAAAACCAAGCCATGAACGCCTTAATCGATGACCATCTTAAGTTACAAGAGGCCAGCGAATATGATGCCGTTATGGACAATGCCCAGTTAGAAGGCGCCTTTGAAAATTATGCTGCGCAAGTCGGCATTACCGGTGAACAACTTGAACAACAGCTTGAACTTGCTGGCATTAAGAAAAGCTCACTATTATTTCAATTGAACGGTACGATATCATGGCAGGGTGTTGTAAACGGCCTTCTTGAGCCACAAGTAAACATCACTGATGACGAAGTGTATAATGCCATTGAAACACTGGAACAAAACCGCGGTAAAGACGAATACCGCGTCAGTGAAATTTTCCTTCTGGTTACAAACAATGAAGCAAGAGAGGAAAGCATTGCAACCGCAAACGCAATCTATCAACAGCTTCAGGCAGAGGCACCATTCAATGCTATGGCACAACAGTTCTCACAGTCATCTACATCGGCCGTTGGCGGTGATATGGGCTGGGTCATGGAAACTGAAATTCCGGTTGAAGTAAGAGATAAAATTCTTTCGATGGAAAAAGGTGAAATTTCTGAACCTGTAATCACTGAAGATGGTATTTATATTCTTCAGGTAACAGACCAAAGAAAAATCCTAACCGTTACAGAAGATGACAACCAAGTGAACCTTGTCACCATGTTTTTTGAACAGGAAGAAGAATCTGAACAGTTCGCTAATGACCTTAATAACAAGCTACAAGCAGCATATGGTGATGAAAATTTCTGCACCAACATCGAAGCGAATGCGGCGAGCATTGGTGGTGGCATCATTGAAACTATCGGCGGAATCAGAGTTGGCGATTTGAACCCTGGTGTTAAAGAACAAATCATACCACTGGATACCAATGAAGGTACCAACGTAATCCGCGAAGAAGGTGGATACAGATCATTTGTTGTATGCGGCAAATCCGTTGCGCAGGAAATGAACCCTGATTTTGATACTATTTTGGATAATATGACACGTACACGTCTTCAGCTTTTTGCAAGACGTCACCTGCGTGACCTTAGAAGAGACGCAATTATCGATTACAGATAATATAAAAGAAGGGTGCCATGGAGGGACAAGAAAACAGACTGCCCATTGCCGTTACCATTGGTGAACCTTCTGGCATTGGCCCTGAAATTATCATAAAAACCTGGTTTAAAAGACGGGAACATAATCTTCCGCCCTTTTTTGTGATCGGAAGCCCCACGTCCATTCAACAGCACGCAAATCAAATCAAGCTGCCAATCCCGATCGAAATCATACAGTCACCAAGCGAATGTTATCAGGTATATAACAAGGCATTACCGGTGATTGATTTGGAACTTGATGGTGAATGCCAATTCGCCGTACCACAAGCAAGTACCGCCCCTATGGTTATTGGTGCCATTGATAAGGCCGTTGATTACATCATCATGGGCCAGGCCCGCGCTATGGTCACAGCCCCAATTCATAAAGCTGCGCTTTACGCGGAAGGGTTTAATTCACCGGGACATACGGAATATCTGGCGGAAAGATGTACATATCATTTACAGGAAGAATTCCATCCCGTTATGATGCTCGCGAGCGAGGAATTATGCGTCGTTCCGCTTACCATTCATGAACCACTTCATAAGGTACCGGAACTTATTAATCATGCGCTTCTTGTGCGCACGATCGGCATCATTCACGATTCTATGAAGAAATATTTCGGTCTTAAAACCCCACGCATCGCGGTAAGCGGTCTTAACCCGCATGCCGGCGAAAATAATTCAATGGGTACAGAAGACAGCCAAATTATATTACCCGCTATACAGGCGCTACAGAATAAAGGGCTTGATATTGTCGGCCCGCTTCCGGCAGATACCATGTTCCATAAAGCGGCCCGCGATAGGTATGATGTCGCCCTTTGTATGTATCATGATCAGGCGCTGATCCCCATTAAAACCATCGATTTTGATGCGGGCGTTAACGTGACACTTGGACTGCCGATTGTAAGAACATCACCCGATCATGGAACCGCGCTGAATATTGCTGGACGCAATGTGGCAAACCCAACCAGCATCATCAATTCCATGAAGCTGGCCGATAGAATGTCCAAATTTTTACCGCAGCAGGAAGAATACTAACCATGTATGATGATGGTTTACCGCCGCTGCGTGATGTGATCAATGAACATGGATTACAAGCCAAAAAATCACTCGGGCAAAATTTTCTAACGGATTTAAATTTAACCGGAAAAATCGCGCGTTCAGCGGGCGATCTTGAAAATTCTATTATTTACGAGGTTGGCCCGGGACCAGGCGCCCTCACCCGTGGGTTACTCATGAACGGTGCAAGCCGTGTTGTCGCCGTTGAAATGGATCATCGATGTATTGACGCCCTTGCAAAAGTGTCGGATGCCTATGATGGCCGCCTTACGGTGCATGAGGGCGATGCCATGCAAATGGATGAAGCATCCCTGATTGGTGACACAGGCGGTAAAGACGTCCATGTCGTTGCCAATCTGCCTTATAATGTGGGAACCGCGTTATTGGTTAAATGGATGACAGGGGAAAACTGGAAACCATGGTTTAAATCATTAACCCTGATGTTCCAGAAAGAGGTGGGCGAACGCATCATCGCAGAGCCACGCACCAAGGCATACGGACGGTTGTCCGTATTATGCCAGTACCGTGCCGATTGCCGTATTCTTTTTGATATTCCAAGGCAGGCCTTTATCCCACCACCCAAGGTAACATCGGCCATCGTTCAAATCATTCCACGTGATGAAGCAGCGGACGCGCCAAAGCAAAAAACACTGGAACGTGTTGTTTCCGCAGCCTTTAACCAGCGCCGAAAAATGTTACGCGCCAGCCTTAAAGGGCTTGGTACCGATCCAATCCCGAAATTAGAAGCTGCAGGCATTAAAGAAACAGCCCGCGCAGAAGAACTTTCAATTGACGATTTCTGCAGACTTGCCAATCAATATTAAATAGGTCAAAATCAATAAAAATAAGGAGACCATAATGGAACTTGCCCAACCCGCTATCCTCGCTGAAGAAACAAGTCTCGCCCGCTATATTACGTTTGCCATTACGGATGCGGAAAACATCCCGTCTGTGCTCCAAAAGTTAGCTGACACAGTTGATATCACCAAACATGCCATTGGTATTGGCCAAAATGTTATTCAATCATTGGATACGGAAATTCCGGGCTTAAGGTACATGCCTGCTCTTGCTGCTGGTGAGATCGAGGTCCCGACAACGGCGGATGATCTATGGATTTGGTTAAGGGGCGATGACCGTGGCAAGCTTTTTCATTTGTCACTTGCCTTGGAAGAAATCTGCCATCCAGCATTTGAGCTAACCAGTGCCATTGACAGTTTCCAATATGATAAAAACCGTGACTTAAGCGGATACGAAGACGGCACGGAAAACCCCGAAGGGGATGATGCTGTAAATGCCGCCATTGTTAAAAACGATATAGACGGCCTTAACGGCAGCAGTTTCGTTGCCGTGCAGCAATGGATCCATGATTTTGAAATTCTTGATGAAATGTCAACGGAAGAAAAAGACGACGCCATCGGCCGCCACATCAGCAACAACGAAGAATATGACGCCCCAAAATCCGCACATGTAAAGCGTTCCGCACAAGAAGATTTCGAGCCAGAAGCCTTTATGTTAAGGCGTTCAATGCCATGGGCTGTTGGTATGGATGGCGGTCTTATGTTTGTAGCTTTCGGTCATTCATTTGATGCATTTGAAGCCATTATGGAACGCATGATGGGCGAAGATGACGGTATTTTAGACGCCATCTTTAAAT encodes:
- a CDS encoding Dyp-type peroxidase: MELAQPAILAEETSLARYITFAITDAENIPSVLQKLADTVDITKHAIGIGQNVIQSLDTEIPGLRYMPALAAGEIEVPTTADDLWIWLRGDDRGKLFHLSLALEEICHPAFELTSAIDSFQYDKNRDLSGYEDGTENPEGDDAVNAAIVKNDIDGLNGSSFVAVQQWIHDFEILDEMSTEEKDDAIGRHISNNEEYDAPKSAHVKRSAQEDFEPEAFMLRRSMPWAVGMDGGLMFVAFGHSFDAFEAIMERMMGEDDGILDAIFKFTVPITGAYFWCPPVKGGKLDLTALNLG
- the pdxA gene encoding 4-hydroxythreonine-4-phosphate dehydrogenase PdxA; translated protein: MEGQENRLPIAVTIGEPSGIGPEIIIKTWFKRREHNLPPFFVIGSPTSIQQHANQIKLPIPIEIIQSPSECYQVYNKALPVIDLELDGECQFAVPQASTAPMVIGAIDKAVDYIIMGQARAMVTAPIHKAALYAEGFNSPGHTEYLAERCTYHLQEEFHPVMMLASEELCVVPLTIHEPLHKVPELINHALLVRTIGIIHDSMKKYFGLKTPRIAVSGLNPHAGENNSMGTEDSQIILPAIQALQNKGLDIVGPLPADTMFHKAARDRYDVALCMYHDQALIPIKTIDFDAGVNVTLGLPIVRTSPDHGTALNIAGRNVANPTSIINSMKLADRMSKFLPQQEEY
- a CDS encoding LPS-assembly protein LptD codes for the protein MNKTLKILALSFLTSSGLSAVASAQETAIVQNSQIEFAADKIVYDQDANVITATGNVILHQNGNRLNAEMITYNASTGEVKADGGITITETNGNILYMEDAVLNGDFKSGFINNTRVIFTDGSRLIALNGERQGGLTVLRNATYSPCEMCLESGDEKPTWHIKADEITHDSDDKTIRYQNVRLEIAGIPVFYSPYFAHPDPTVRARTGILPPTKLGRSTELGAYIQIPYYFDLGQSQDFTFEPIITSREGVVFAGTHRKHVGNGIFETTASIANVNERDNNFNKTGDHELRGHIFSKGAFDLNSLEKFGGDWQWDYAVNWVSDDTYLRRYYNDRSDVLQSHAKIERFWDKNYATVGTYVFQGLDEEDDINLTAQALPSFAINMNQDTGFLNSKITFDASGVQVYRAEGMRSRRFSTKAGWELPFQSRLGDFYKITASVRNDFYNNSNTDFPDQIQYAGIEGGHSRFLPKLAFDWRMPFLKSTGSNSQVLEPMFSIIVAPTKPNLPENVVNFSNEDSRNFEFDENNLFSHNRFNGYDRWEGGTRMNYGLRYNLYTDNVNMIATIGQSVRLNNTETFPVGSGYEGKASDFVGRVDLTIGEYIDYVHRFRLDKNSLALRRNEMLLSGGPKWMKASVRYLDLDLENAADLIGTELENRREIGTGLSVNFDENWSARGSWVKDLLNDKTISYDAGIIYQDDCLEFGLTYERRFTSDRDIAPSSTVHFRIVLKNLGG
- a CDS encoding leucyl aminopeptidase, with translation MKINFTEIDKDYANIDGAVVVFSLKNDDGYEFRPPAVDLDKATDGALTKAAEATDFKGNFGQMIELIAPSGVAASRILLVGLGEMDKLNPLKAEQIGGKVIVKLMYSGEKNVTVVVGKMAESAALGMRLRAYKFDKYFTTEKNIKKPSVEQVTFQTHGADEAAAKFETMDRVADGVFWARDLVTEPGNVVYPESYAAQIKELTNMGIEVEVLDEDTMEDLGMESLLGVGQGSASESLMVLMHWKGSDNPDEAPVAFVGKGVTFDTGGISLKPGAGMGDMKFDMGGSAAVVGAMKAIAGRKAKANVIGVVGLVENMPSSTAQRPGDVVGSMSGQTIEVLNTDAEGRLVLADCLWYTQDRYKPKFIVDLATLTGAMMVALGQEFAGMFSNSDELCEMLDQAGKDVDEPLWRMPLTDGFDKMINSDIADMKNIGGKYGGSITAAQFLQRFVNETPWAHLDIAGTAWRQKPSDVAEKGATGYGVRLLDRLVQNNFED
- a CDS encoding peptidylprolyl isomerase gives rise to the protein MTMINYKKHIRNLLIASAGFSLFSTQSLFAQQQAQLDDVQEIVALVNDDLISVYDLRQRALLLMLFSGRTTVSGEQQAILQNQAMNALIDDHLKLQEASEYDAVMDNAQLEGAFENYAAQVGITGEQLEQQLELAGIKKSSLLFQLNGTISWQGVVNGLLEPQVNITDDEVYNAIETLEQNRGKDEYRVSEIFLLVTNNEAREESIATANAIYQQLQAEAPFNAMAQQFSQSSTSAVGGDMGWVMETEIPVEVRDKILSMEKGEISEPVITEDGIYILQVTDQRKILTVTEDDNQVNLVTMFFEQEEESEQFANDLNNKLQAAYGDENFCTNIEANAASIGGGIIETIGGIRVGDLNPGVKEQIIPLDTNEGTNVIREEGGYRSFVVCGKSVAQEMNPDFDTILDNMTRTRLQLFARRHLRDLRRDAIIDYR
- the rsmA gene encoding 16S rRNA (adenine(1518)-N(6)/adenine(1519)-N(6))-dimethyltransferase RsmA, which encodes MYDDGLPPLRDVINEHGLQAKKSLGQNFLTDLNLTGKIARSAGDLENSIIYEVGPGPGALTRGLLMNGASRVVAVEMDHRCIDALAKVSDAYDGRLTVHEGDAMQMDEASLIGDTGGKDVHVVANLPYNVGTALLVKWMTGENWKPWFKSLTLMFQKEVGERIIAEPRTKAYGRLSVLCQYRADCRILFDIPRQAFIPPPKVTSAIVQIIPRDEAADAPKQKTLERVVSAAFNQRRKMLRASLKGLGTDPIPKLEAAGIKETARAEELSIDDFCRLANQY